In the Pongo abelii isolate AG06213 chromosome 2, NHGRI_mPonAbe1-v2.0_pri, whole genome shotgun sequence genome, CACAAATtcatagttaatttttttgttacttGAGCCTCTGTCCCCCTatctaaaaatgtgtgtgtgaaaGTTACTTGCCCATTCTACCAGTCCAAGCACTCCCAAAGTGGCAATAAACAAGTTGCTGATTAACTATTTGACCCACGAGGTTGCTTTAGCCACTTCAGTGAGACCCTAACTTGATCGTATTCCATTCCCCATGCACCTTCAGGGCCCCAAATAAGAGTGGGGAACAGAATCAGATGAAAAAGTGTCTCAGAATGGGGCAGGGAGTGGCATACCCCAATAGTTAATGAGGGCCGACCAGCAGACAGCAGTCAATGTCAtggcagagcctagcagagcagGCACCGATTCTGAAAGATTTGAGGGGAACCTGGAAAGGGTTAACATGCTTCCCCGGGAAGGGTTTAGTTCCTCAGAAGAATCTGGGTCAGTGTATTtgggaagtttttaaaaagtcagccgCTCAGCAGAAGCATTTTAAGAAGCTTGCAAAGCTTATTGGGACCATGGCAGAAAGGAGGGTAACTTCATAGGCTCATTCATCACCTTTCACCAAGAGGATTTTAACCACACAGGAAAACCCCACGTTTTCCAAAAGCAACAGACAATTTTCTGTCATCACCACTTTTCCATCtgtttaaaataagaaagaaaattcctTCCCCTTTGGCCCAGGTTGCAGGTCAACAAAAGAGGCATTGTTCATCATTTCTTCAGAACATGACACGCCACAGCTCACTCTGCAGtgcaagaaaacataaaaaaaaaaaaaaaaaaaaaaaaaaaaatcttagagagTAGCCTTAGGGGCAACAGTGAGTAAACCAAAGCCTGCGATGAGGGAAATGTTTGGTTGCAGACTGGAGGACTATCCTGGAAGGTGGAAATGAGGCTTAGGTTAATACGGTCAGAGCCGTGATTCCTTAGTTAGACTCAGGAATTAAATCTGAGTTCCTGAGTTCCTGGTCGGGGGTTGGGAACACCGCATTAAAGGGTAGGCAGGTTTGAGTTGAACTCAGGTCCCAAGAGTGTGCAGTCAAAGTCCAGAGGAGCTGGATGTAGACGGATGCCTCTGGGAGTCAGTCTGCACCTGCCTCCTAGGAACCTTCTTCCCTAGCTCGAACCGCCTAACTGCCCTTTCTGCCTCCAAGCCCTGCAGTCCACTCTCCCACTTTTGCCAGAGCCATCTTTCTAAAGGGAAACCCTGATGCCTCTTCTTTGCTCAAGAATGTTTCATGGCTCTCCATTGTCTAAAGATAAGGTCCAAAGTCCTTCAGCAAGATGTTTAAGGAGCTTGTGACATGGCCTCAAGCTGCCTCTTCTAGTCCCTCACATTCCCTAGGCTCCAGACCATGTTCCCTGAATAAAGTCTTCAAGTTCCAGGATCTCGGCCTTTAATGCCATGGGTACCTGCATCCTGTCCAGCTCacgactcagcacattcccaatGCCCCAATCCTACCTATTTTTCAAGGTACACAGGCCAATCCCTCCAGGAAGTGTTCCAAGGTACCCCAACTTAAAAGTAAATTAATCCTCCTGAAACTCCATAGCATTTTACCTCTATCCAGACGTATGTCTCTCTTGAACCTAGGACCCCCCAGAGGAATTCACTGGGCCATCCGTAGATGGCAGCTGTACACGTTTATATGTATCTCTAGACTGTTGGCTTCCAGAGAGCAATAACGGTCTTACTCACTGCTGTAAACCCAGGTAGACCAGCAATACTGTTATCCATACAAGTGTGGTTTCGTACTTTGTTTTTGTCCTCCTGATCTCTCAGGCCACCACCTAActcagaaaagagaggaaaaataaaggaatgcCCAGTCATCAATCAGAAAATCAGCGTCTGTCTGCCCCCGCAGTTTACTGTCAGCTTCTTGCAGGCCGACACTGTGTCTCTCATCGTGGAAATCCCAGGGTTTAACACAGTGTCTGACACTGCGCGTGTGTTCCACAATGAAAGAGAGAGGggagcttgcccaaggtcacccagtcAGGAACCACTGAATCTCATCCGGGACGAGATCTGGCGAAATCATTGACAACATTATCTCAGTGGGGAGCTGGGAGGCAGGAAGCAATGAAGTGTCTGAGAACGGTGCGTCAGGCCTCCGGGACGCGGGAAGGGCTGAGGGGGCGGGAGGCCACATCAAACAAGACGCTGGGCTCCCGGGCTGCCCGGAGCCGCGAGCCGAGCTCCCAGGCGGCGGGAAGGGCGGAGGGGGGGTGGGGGCACGGGGGCCGGCGACCCGGGCAGGCGGGAgggaggcggaggaggcggcCGGCCGGCCCAGGCAGTGCGCGCCGCCCGCCCGGCTCGGCAAATCCCCCAGGGAGGCCGCCGCCAGAGCCCTGGCGCTCCCGGCCCGGCGCCCGCCACGTGGcacccggcggcggcggcggcggcgactccTCCCGGCGCGCGGCCCGGCCAGCAGGCAGCACGCAGCCGCCCGCGCCGCCCGCCTCCTCCCGGCCGCCCGCCGGCGGCCTCCCGGGCGCAGTGAGGGGGAGCGGCCCGGCCGCCCGGGACCCGGGGAAGGGGCGGGCGGCGCGAAGCCGCTTTAACCGCAGTCGCCCAGCGGAGGCAAGAGGCTGACCCGGCCGCTTCCTAAGTGCGGTCAGGCATCCCGTGACCGCGGCGGGCGCCCAGGGCCCCGCGGGGGGAAGGCGGGGGCGAGGAGCAAACTCGGAGGCCCCCACCTCGCCCCCGGGCTGTTGCAAATGCGGCTTTCGGCCGAGTGAAAACCCCAAGCCCGAAAGTGAGGGTGGGGAGGTGCGGGTTGGAAGAATTCCCCACTCTCCACCCCGGGTGTGCGCTCCCCGCCCGGAAGAGCTGACCTTGGCCTGGGGAggcgggggtggggagagagggtaAGCGCCGGGGATCGGCTCCCAGCCCGCCGCCCCCTCGGATTCCTGGCCCGGCGGGGCCGGAGGAGGGGGCcccggacacacacacacaccccacacgcAGCGCGCGCCAATGAGCCCCGGCCAGGCGCAGGGGGCGGGGTTTTCCCAGgctcgagcacagcagctgctatTTACCTTCTTGGCTTCTCCCGGGGACCAGGAACCGGCCCCCGCTCtccgccgcccgccgccgcccCCCGCCTCCCTGCCCCCGGGGCGCgcgcacacacactcactcacacacgcacgcacacacacatcctcCCGGCCCGGCCGCAGCCGCGGCGGCAATAAAACATCCTGGCACGTGCTCCGGCTCCAGGCGCGCCCACGCCGGCCGGCTGATGTCAAACTGCAGCTCGGCTGGTGTAGCTCTTAAAGGGCCCGCGGGCGCCGGGGGCCGAGGCCGCCCGCGGGGCGAGGAGGGAGAGGCTGCTTCCTTGCCCGCCACCTCAACGCGCCGCAGAACCTAAAGCCTACGGATGAAAAGGGAAAGGGTGGTGAAGGAGGGCGCGAGTCCCTGAGGCATTGCCCTCGGAGCCCCCCTCgttcattttttcatttgaaataccGTTTCCTTCCACCCAGTTGGAAATTATTCTGATTGTTTCCTGGGGAAGCCCGGGGTCTAAGGCCCCAAATCCAGAAGAGGAATTTCTGAAagacggggtgggggtggggtggggaagggattCAAGAACTACCTTGCTCCGAAAAACCTGCATTTGTAAAGTAGAAggcaatttttcctttttctgcatggaaaaaggaaaaatttcttGGCCCTTTTCCTTTACCATCTACTTTCACCCTCCTGAATGTATAAAGTCTGAGCGGGAACTTTAGATGTGTCGGTAACTCACACTGTTACGCgcgccccccccccgccccctttTAACcactgctgtttttttctttattgtttatacctttaaaaaaatatgtttcaaatgaACTTACTACAGTCAAAGCAGCTCTGTTACATATGAGGGAGGGCGTAAAGAGCAAAGACCCTGGCTCCAAAAGAAATAGACAAGACCAAAACCAAAgcgcaaagaaaaaaaaaatctctaaaccAAAGCCCAGAGGGAGAGTAGCAAAGGGTTAAAATCCTTTTGATTGACGTTGTAGCCTCCGGTGCCCTGGGCTCAGGCGCGCGCCATTGGCCGCCAGACCTTGTGCCTGGCGGCCAATGGGGGGGCGCGGTCCACGAGCGGTGCCGCGTGTCTCCTCCTCCCATTGGCTGAAAGTTACTGTGGGAAAGAAAGTTTGGGAAGTTTCACACGAGCCGTTCGCGTGCAGTCCCAGATATATATAGAGGCCGCCAGGGCCTAGGGATCACACAGGATCCGGAGCTGGTGCTGATAACAGCGGAATCCCCCGTCTACCTCTCTCCTTGGTCCTGGAGCAGCGCTACTGATCACCAAGTAGCCACAAAATATAATAAACCCTCAGCACTTGCTCAGTAGTTTTGTGAAAGTCTCAAGtaaaagagacacaaaaaattcTTTTTCGTGAAgaactccaaaaataaaattctctagagattaaaaaaaaaaaaaaaaggaaaatgccaGCTGATATAATGGAGAAAAATTCCTCGTCCCCGGTGGCTGCTACCCCAGCCAGTGTCAACACCACACCGGATAAACCAAAGACAGCATCTGAGCACAGAAAGGTAAGGGCGGTACCTGTATCTCTCTGCAGCCCCTCAAAACTAAGCAGGGGTTGGGGGGCTTCTTTCTGTCTTGTTCTGTCTTGAAACCCCGGGATGGCAGATCCCATGGGAACacagaactcttttttttatttgcagTCATCAAAGCCTATTATGGAGAAAAGACGAAGAGCAAGAATAAATGAAAGTCTGAGCCAGCTGAAGACACTGATTTTGGATGCTCTGAAGAAAGATGTAAGTGGGGAAATGCTGCTcgctcttttaattaaaaaacaaacactttCTCAGCTACTAAGAGTGAAACCCCCCGCCCTGCGGGGTCTGGCACTCGCTGGTACTGCGTTCTCCCAGGCGGGAAGGCCTGGCCTTATTCGCTGGGGTCCAGAGATAATGCTTGCGCTCCGTGGCCGGGAGGAGGGACCCCCAGCACTCTGAAGCAGCTGACACGGGGCTCACTTTCCTTTCTTGCCTCCTCCTATGCAGAGCTCGCGGCATTCCAAACTGGAGAAGGCGGACATTCTGGAAATGACAGTGAAGCACCTCCGGAACCTGCAGCGGGCGCAGATGACGGGTGAGGGCGGCTCGCCGCGTCCCCCTGTGCGGGCGTCCCGCTTGCCTCGCGGTGATTTCTTCCAGACTTCCGCCCGTGGTTGTGAGAGGCATTCAGCTACATTTTACTGCCTTGGCTCACTCTCGCGTTCCCACGGTCTGGGGCTTATTTATAGCCACAACTCCAAGTTGTTACTGTTCCggaaaaggagggaaagagattGCAGCCGCGAGGGTGGCGGGCGGCGGGTAGGGGCGAAAGGACTTAGGACTGTGGCGGTTTGGAACTGCGTGGAGCCTGGGGGTCACTGGTTGAGCACTCCTTCCCGTTGCAGAAGGGGAAATGAGGCTTGGATGATGGATTGGGAGGCATTGTCCAAGGTCGCATCGCGCGCGGGGGGTGGGGGTGACAGATCTGGGGCTGAGATAGGTTTAAATGCAGCTACAGGGAATCGGGAAGGAGTGGCTCGGCTTTGGCAGCAACGCTAGTGTGGAGTGGTGGCTGGTTTTTTCTAAACCCATCCCACCCTCCCTGCCGGAGGCAGTTTCACGGGCGCATGGTCAGGGAGGCGCGCCACAGGGACCTCCCAGGGCGGAGGCAGTGGCCACGGGGCCAGGGCCGTTCGATGACCCGTCTGTCTCTTTCTGGCCCGCAGCTGCGCTGAGCACAGACCCAAGTGTGCTGGGGAAGTACCGAGCCGGCTTCAGCGAGTGCATGAACGAGGTGACCCGCTTCCTGTCCACGTGCGAGGGCGTTAATACCGAGGTGCGCACTCGGCTGCTCGGCCACCTGGCCAACTGCATGACCCAGATCAATGCCATGACCTACCCCGGGCAGCCGCACCCCGCCTTGCAGGCGCCGCCACCGCCCCCACCGGGACCCGGCGGCCCCCAGCACGCGCCGTtcgcgccgccgccgcctctcGTGCCCATCCCCGGGGGCGCGGCGCCCCCTCCCGGCGGCGCACCCTGCAAGCTGGGCAGCCAGGCTGGAGAGGCGGCTAAGGTGTTTGGAGGCTTCCAGGTGGTACCGGCTCCCGATGGCCAGTTTGCTTTCCTCATTCCCAACGGGGCCTTCGCGCACAGCGGCCCTGTCATCCCCGTCTACACTAGCAACAGCGGCACCTCCGTGGGCCCCAACGCAGTGTCACCTTCCAGCGGCCCCTCGCTTACGGCGGACTCCATGTGGAGGCCGTGGCGGAACTGAGGGGGCTCAGGCCACCCCTCCTCCTAAACTCCCCATCCCACCTCTCTTCCCTCCGGACTCTCAACAGGAACTTGAATACTGGGAGAGAAGAGGACTTTTTTGATTAAGTGGttactttgtgttttttaatttctaaaaagttactttttgtagagagctGTATTAAGTGACTGACCATGcactatatttgtatatattttatatgttcatATTGGATTGCGCCTTTGTATTATAAAAGCTCAGATGACATTTCGTTTTTTACACgagatttcttttttatgtgaTGCCAAAGATGTTTGAAAATGCTCTTAAAATATCTTCCTTTGGGGAAGtttatttgagaaaatataataaaagaaaaaagtaaaggctTTTATGTCTTCGAACTGATTCTTCCAGAATATGTAAAAAGGCTTTTGGTGGAATTTGAATTACATGTAATTGGTAATTCAGGAATTGACTCTTTTGTTATTAAAAGAACATTCGTAAAAATCCATCAAACCTTTCGACAATCCTCCATGAACTAAAAAGACTCAATTCCATTTACTTTACAAGCAGCCATCTGGTAAGGCTTCCCTGATAAACTTGTGGTCAGTCTCTTAAAGGATttccaaaaaaaatgtttttaagttgcAGTAGGGTAAGTCTGCAGCCCTTGTTCTTCTAGCTCCTCCTGAGGAAGATTGAACAGGACTAAATTCACGAAGCTAATGGATCCAATCCTATTGCCCATTGCACGTTAAGGGTGGTTCCTGCAGCTCTCCTCTCAGGGTAGCTCACCAGCATCCAAAGTAAAAACACTTCCAACTGCTGCGCCTCTTCAAGAGTTGGTTGGGGTCTTCATTAATTTGCCAATCCTTTGGTTCCAATAAGACGTTCCCTAGCACCCAAAAGTTTGAAATGCCTCTCCGCACCCTCTTCGAGCAAGCTGAAAAGATCAACAGATTCCTTCTGCCAAGGGACAGTTAGTTAGACTCCCAAGTGGAGGCCGAGCCCAGATGATTAACACCAGACATGTGTTTTTGATAAGTTTCTGTGCTTGCCTCTAATAGAGAAAGCATGTGGGGGCTGTGCTGGCAGGCACACAGGCCATCTTCCCCTTTTAATACAAACAGCAAGCGACCCCTTCGCTTGGTCATGCCCCATTTCCAGGCAAGATGTGGGCTCCAGATAGAAGCAAAAGGGTTGTCTCGGGTTTCAGCTCACATAACCCTCCTTAACAAGTCCTAACTCAAAGCGGACAGCTTTAAACTGTGCCAGGATCTGCAGCGAATTTCTTCCAAATCCCATCACAAAGGCTTGTCAGATTTTGTCAGATTTGGCCAGGTGTTTGACTGCATCCAGGTGTTGGGGAAATGAAAACCACGAGCCCTGCGAGACCAGACACATCAGCCGCGCTGTGGGTCTGGCGGGCGCGCCCTCCTCCCCCACCGCCGGCCAGTCCTCCTCCCCCCAGGCCCCTCCCTGCCAGCCTCCTCTAACCCCCCTTTTCTTAGACCGGCTTCTGGGAGGAGAAGGATGAGGCGGGAGAGATCAATCTTTGAAGCTTTCCTAACAAAGATAAAACCAAcgattttctgtcttgtttcaaAAGCTTTACCTCTCCCCCGCCCTGCTCTGGCCTTTCCCACAGGCCAGTGTGGAGAGCGGCTCTATCATAGGAATGATCCAGGAGACAGCAGTTTTCCACTCAAGATACCTTCGGACCCAGTTTCCACCCCAGAGGGAGAGATTTAAAAGAGACCTTTTTGAATTTGTCTCCTACTTGCCTTATTTTGTGTACATGAAAGGTGTCCAACACACCTTCCgccaaagaaacacacacacacccttatcATTTTTCCACGTTTTCCCTCCTGTtgaaacacaaacaaaataacaattgTTCCATTAAGACACCCAACTCAAGCGCCAGTGTTTCATTTGGTAAGCCTGTCCTCTGGCCCCACTAGGAGCCCCTTAACAGTCCTGGTAGAAATAATCAGACCTCAATGTCTTATTTTTATACAAGGAATTTCTTTTACATTGATGTCTTTaaaattcacaggaaaaaaaatctcaacaccAATTGAAAATTAAATGTCCCTATGTTGAAGGGGAACAATTTTAAAAGtgcatttttattaatatcaCCGAAAGTACATAGATACCATCCTAGGGAGGGGGactaaatcaaaggaaaaatacaaatatgttttctttttttttaattggtgatTTGAAAAGAGcacttttttccccctgaaagCTAGGTTTAGACTATTCGATGAGGATTTTTTCTGTTACAGTAAGGGGAGAAGGTGGAGACCCCACTAGGCTCCAAACCGGAAAGGGCACTTTCCAGTTCTTGCCCAGCTATGCCACCAAATTCACTGTGTCATCTTGGATAAGTCATTTCCCTTCTCTGGGTCATTTCCAAGTCTGGAAAATGAATGGACTTATTTCTAAGACGCTGTACCCTCCTGCACTTTGGCTGTTTCTGGAGTAAGTAGCTGAGGGAGAGGCGAAACTTCAAAAACGACTTCAATGATGTTGCCTCCCTGGGGGTCCCTCAGGCCTGGCCTAATTATACGGCCTCGGGCACACCAGCAGCCCCTCTCGCCGGCCCCCAGCAGTGCTGATCGCTCCGGGAGATAAGGCACGACTCCAAACTGCGTCCGGATGCGGGCCGCGGGCCCCGGCTGCCGCGCGCATTAGCCTCTCAATGGAGCCCTTCCGGGGCCCCGGCCCCCCGCCGTCTCCAGCAGCATCCGGAGCGGGAAAGGCGCCGAACTGGAAGCGGGTGGGGGGTGCTCTTGGGTCAACACGAGAGCCCTCTCCAAGCGCAGAAGCGCGACTCCGGAGGCTCGCCCCTCCTCGCGCCCCATCCCACCCCACGCGTTTCTGGAATGGGGACCCTGGGGTTTAGTTGGACCCCCTCGTCGTCACCACCGTCCCGGGAAACCTGTCATTAAAGTCAATTAACTTCTCCCACACCCGTTGGCCGGTAACAACCCGCTCCTAGCTTCCTCCCCGGCTCCTAAGTGCAACCAGATGGGCGGACAGGCTGCCCCCGCCGCGcgcccgccggggcggctcgggGGTTCCAGGGAGGCCGCCCGGGGCCCGCCGCCCGGGCGGGAGCGGGCCAGGGCGGCCACGCCGGGCCAGCCCTGGCGGCCCTGCGGCCAAGGTGGTTTGCTTAGCAGGCCCGGCTGCTTTCTGGCAGGAAATGAATAGCTCCCAGATGAGCTCAGGCAACCTGAGAGGTCGTGAGAACGGCGCGAACCCCCGCCTGTGCAGCCGGCAGCCTGCCAGGCCGCGGGGGgagcgggcggcggcggcggcgggaggcCCGGCGGGCGGCGGCGGGGAGAGGGGCGGGAGCCGCTGACACACGAGCCCGCGCCCGCTCCCGCTGACAGGCAGGCCGCCGCCCCCGCTTCCCCCGCCCCGGGCCCCAGCGCCTCCCAAGCAGCAGGCCTAAGCCGCAGAAAGGCGGCCGCGCGGCCCCGCCGGGCCTGGGGGTGGGGCCGCCTGCCAGTGTTTTTCCAGTTCCCCCGGTAGCTCCGGGCCGCAGTTAGTAGCTGGGGAAACTGGGCCGAGGCCAGGGCCGGGGCGCTAGAGGCCCTCGCGGCCCGCAGAGCCCTGCCAGGCGGCAGGCCACGCCGGGGCAGGAGTGGGCAGAGCGGCGGGGTGAGGCCATCCCAGCCCACAGAGCCGTCCCAAAAAAGACCTTGCCACCAGACAGCAACCCTGGACgcctaaaaaaaaatcctcatttctGAAAACCCTGAGCACCTACTGAGTGCTCAGCAAGGCCCAACAAGATAACGCTAATTCCCACCAGCCTCCGCCGCACCGAGCTGTGTAGCTGGGGAGATCCACAAACACCCTCGTGACTCATCCCAGGCTTGATGTGCTAAGTGCCAAAATTGAAGTTTAAACAAAGGGCACCTAGAATAGAGAGATTAATTCTGATGAGAGGAAACCAGGCCAGGGAGGTTTTTCAGAGTTGGCACTTGAAGCCGAGAGGTGAAAGATGAGTTCAACAGGAAGGGTTAGGAGCAGAAGGGTGAGGGAAAACGCAGAGATGAACATATATATACGTCCAGTTTGGAGAGATGTCAGTATGTTTACCATAGTGTGGTATCTAAGTTTTCAAATATACAAATTGTCTTAGAggtcaaaaaaaaagagggataAGCTCTGCCGCAGTGGTTGGCTTAAATGCAATATAGCCCAGGGGTTAGAAGCACATGATCTGGCTCCTGGCCGCTTGGCTTAGGTTTTGAGCCCAAGGGAAATTACTGAACTCCCTGCCTCAATTTTGTAACTCTGTATCTCATTTGTAACTTAGGGCTCATCAGGGTAGTGCTTCACAGGGTTGAGAGGATGAAATGAGTATATGCACTTAAAGCATTTAGAATAGGGCTGTCAGCTCTTCGGATTCTTAACCACAGTGAGGGACGTTCACCAGACAAGAAAGCCAATCCTGGCCTTTGCCCAGCGATGGCAGGATCTGCTTGTAATTGCACCAGGCTCTAGGTGAAAGGACCACTGCTTCTTCCTTAGTTTCTGAATTTCATGCATTCACTTGATAATTATTGAACCAGGCACTATGGGAATAAAGGGAGAAGAAAGGCATGGTCTCTGTAACTATAAAGCTACCTGGTAGACAAGACAGCTTCAACACAAGAACaacacggccgggcgcggtggctcacgcctgtaatcccagcactttgggaggccaaggcaggtggatcacaaggtcacgagatcgagaccatcttggctaacatggtgaaaccctgtctctactaaaaatacaaaaattagccgggcgtggcggcgtgcgcctgcagtcccagctgctggggaggctaaggcaggagaatggcatgaacccgggaggcggagcttgcagtgagccaagattgtgccactgcactccagcctgggtgacagagtgagactccatctcaaaaaaaaaaaaaaaaaaaaaaaaccaagaacaacaacaaattgCTGTGTTATGCGCCATAAGGGAAGACTCATGCACAGTGATGGTACAAAAAAAGATTGCACGTCACAACAGGTAACTTTTTTGGTTCTCCAAATATGATTAATCGTTGTGATCATTCATAGAAATTACTGGCATAGTAAATAATTAGTCAAATTCCACCTAAGAAAGGTGATTCTCAAATGGTTAATTTCAAGGGTAATCATTTTACAACACTAATATCTTCTGCATGAGCATAATTACCTAGATGTGGTCAAGAAACTGGACTGTGAGTCAGGAAATCTGAGGCCTGATCCAGTTGGACTGCTACCTGTGAGATGCTGGCCAAGTCCCCTTACGTCTCTGGGCTTCGATCTCTGCGCCAGCATAATGAGAACGTTAGACCAGGAAGCCTCTGAAGTGCTTTCAACTCCAGTCTGTGATTCCCTGTCCTCAGTGTGCTTCTGTGTGCCTTAACAGTTTGACACATGCTCTGTGGCTCTAGCAACCTGTGTCAGGCGTATTTCAGACCTTACAGCCAAGGCCCTGGCGGGATTGTTACagacaagtatttttttttttgagaccgagtctcactcttgtcacccaggctggagtgcagtggcgctatcttggctcactgcaagctccgcctcctgggttcacaccattctcctgcctcagcctcctgagtagctgggactacaggcaaccggctaatttttttttttttttttttttttttttttgtatttttagtagtgacagggtttcatcgtgttagccaggatggtctcaatctcctgacctcatgatccgcccacattggcctcccaaagtgctgggattgcaggtgtgagccaccgcacccagcgacAGACAAGTATTTTCATCTGCAGTTAAAGATATGGGGACTGAGACCTGAAGGATAGGCATTGTAGTTCACCAGAAAATAGCCTACATATTAGTATCCTGGAGACCTGCCATGTTAGTGAGAATCATAGCCACTGCAAAGCACATCGAAGGCAGACTGCATCTGCCAGGATTTGCTCACATATCTGCTACCAAGACCTTATCCTTTGCTGTGATATTAGAGCAGCAAGAGTTAAAAATACCACTTTCTCTCTTCATCCTAAAAAAATTTCCTCCAATCCTTTTCACTTGCTCACTTCTTTTCTGAAAAGAGAATGTGATCTGTTGGTTCTTGGGACTCTCTCTATTTAAGAAATATACCTCCCCAactgggccagatgcagtggctcacacctgtaatcccagcactttcagaggcaaaGGCAGAAGATTGCTTGcagccaggggttcaagaccagtctgggcaacatagtgagaacgtcatctctatggggaaaaaaataaagaatatatatatatatatttccccagCTAGCTAGAGTTTTTCCACTAGTACATTTGCTGAATTAAA is a window encoding:
- the HES1 gene encoding transcription factor HES-1; translation: MPADIMEKNSSSPVAATPASVNTTPDKPKTASEHRKSSKPIMEKRRRARINESLSQLKTLILDALKKDSSRHSKLEKADILEMTVKHLRNLQRAQMTAALSTDPSVLGKYRAGFSECMNEVTRFLSTCEGVNTEVRTRLLGHLANCMTQINAMTYPGQPHPALQAPPPPPPGPGGPQHAPFAPPPPLVPIPGGAAPPPGGAPCKLGSQAGEAAKVFGGFQVVPAPDGQFAFLIPNGAFAHSGPVIPVYTSNSGTSVGPNAVSPSSGPSLTADSMWRPWRN